In Lolium rigidum isolate FL_2022 chromosome 7, APGP_CSIRO_Lrig_0.1, whole genome shotgun sequence, the DNA window CTACCTCTCTGATGAAACAATCGACCACAAATTGGAAACCCTTCTAAAAAACTGAACACAAGGTTTGCACTATAGCGCATACTTCAATCCTCCCTTCTACCTAACACGCGTTTAATTTGGCCGCTACAAACAACCCACAACCATTTGCAACCATCGAAGAAGGTGAATTGCTGGAGAAGCTAAGTGTAGCCCCTGGAAGCTGGATCATGCAATGCAACGGTAGCGACAGCGCCAACCAGAACGGGGATCACAGCGCAATCCCACAAGACCACAACATGCTACGCCTCTGACTGAAAGGATGGTCAGAAATTCACAACATCCTATGCCCCTGACTGAAAGGATGATAACAAATTTGACAACATGGTACGCTTTAGATGAAGAACTTGCGCGCTACAAGCACGAGATTTACACAAATTGCTAACCGCTAGAGAAGCTAATTGCTGCACCTGGAAGCTGCAGAATGCAAGCAAAGGTAGCAACAGCCAATCAGAATGGGAGATACACAGCAAAATTCCAGAGCATGCTACGCCTGTGACGGGACGGCCGATCACTAAATTGTACAGATTACACAAAAATCCCCACCCATCCCTGGCACAGGATCGCGTACGGACCGATTAATTTGTTCGCTAACAACAAACGTGCTATAACATTTCCTGTCATTGAAACATGCTATAACAGAGCGAGATCGGGAGCGGGACAGGTACCTCGAGCGCGGATGCGAGGGCGAGGACGTTGTGGGCGTTCTGGCgggaggcgcgggcgcggcggtGGACGCGGGAGCGGagcgcgtcctcctccttggcGAGCGCCTGCAGCAGCTTCTCGACGTCCTCGCGGCCGCCGAAGATGCCCTTCCACACCCGCGACACGAGCCCGCGCTGCCTCCGCTTCTGCGCGGACGGCGTCTCCGGCGGGCCCGGCGGCGACCgcggcgtcgccgtcgtcgcgtCCCCGTCGGCCATGCCCCGCCGGGATCGGATCGATCGGGAAGGGAGATGCAGAGTCGCCGCCGCGAGGAAGGATTTGCTTCGCCGGAGAGGAATCCCGCGACCCAAGAAGGCGTCGTGGTGAGGTGCGTACGTGTTGCCTCTTTTCCTTTCGACAGCGGTCGTGTGGTTAGGCCATAATTCGTTTGTTTATTATTATTTGGGTGGACGCGGTTCATGCGCAGTGGGTGCGCCGCGCCATGGATTAGGAGGACTATGATCTTCCGTggacttttttttttagaaacacagtacaaacgcagacgctcacatacacgcgcatacactcacccctatgaacgcacacacgcacacccctacccctatgagcacctccggaagactgagacggcggattggatcttgaaattgacgaagtcaccacgaggCGCCTCGctcgtcgacgggaacgtcgcctcccactgaatgaatattccgcctttatgagacacacagatgtcaaacctagggtttgaactctggtgggctgggggtacaaccaccctcctaaccacccaacctcaggttggttctcatctTCCGTGGACTTGGTCCATGGAAGACGAGTGCCAGGGATGACCTATCTGATCGGTTGATGGTCCTCCTCGGCAGGGCTGCCAGTTTGTCGGAATATCTGGCCATGTTGCCcaccaaattcaaattcaaatttaaatgcaCATGATTGGTTTTCAAATGGACTCAAATCTACACTCAATCTCGTGTATCCTTGTGGTCATGTCGTTGTCTTAATAAAGTTTAGGACCCCGTATGTGTTCATCTGGTTGTCTACAACTTCCTTCGTCTATAAGCGTCTGAAATTGACTTACCAAAGTTAATTCCTTCGTGCATAAGTGTCTGATGGGCCTTCTCCTTAGGCCATCTCTAAAGGCCACCTGCAAAACGGGCCATAATTTAATCTGTATACGGCGGTCTGTGGGCAAGGAAAAAACCGCAGTCCGTCGGCGGGTGGCAGCGATCCCAACGGCGGCAAACAAATGTTTGCGGCCGCACATTTTTAGGTATTCTTTACCTAATTTGCGTATTTCTTTAGATTTTGAATAAGGTACAAATAAATTCATATTCGATTCCGATATGATTCCACACAATCTTAGCATCAAATTTTATAAAACAAATACAAAGTCATAGGACATAGGACATACTTTATTACACAAATGACAACCGTTGGAATGAAAATCAAATAAATACAACGTGACTAGTTGTTTCCAAGATGAGTCCACAAATGTTACACTAAATCCTTTTGGATCCGGATGTTGACCCAGACTCGGCAGTACTCTCACCGATCTGATACCAAACACAGCCCTGTACGTCGAGTACTTTCCGACGTAGACGACGAAGCGATCTCCGGCGAGATGCGCACGTATCCGCCTAATCCGCTGACCTGCACACCAAGACAAACAAACTAGCTAGCCAaccgattagagcatctccagtcgcgtcccccaaaccgtcccccaaaccgcgccggatcgagcgtttgggggacgtgttttgttcgtgccgcctttgggggacgtcgctccccagccgcgtcccccaaacgccgccccccaaacatttaaattactttttttaacacataaaccatttatcaaatgtagcatatgaataaaaatgtttgcgaggatttttttcaaattaaattacaacaaacaataaaacaagtaatcaaatataataaatagggctagatgctacatcaaggtgccacgagtatttcctttgatcctccacaaatgctcaacgagatcagcttgaagttgctcatgcacattgcttgtcatggatctctgcgtgcatggcgagaaaatcggcAAAATGCacgggcaactcatgatcaacctccgcaagagggccttgacactcatagggaccaacatgtgacctaacatgattcttgcggtcatcctcgatgatcatgttgtgcatgatcacacaagctcgcatcacctcccacatttggccgtgagaccagcttagagcgagtgccggacaatggcaaattatgcttgaagcacaccaaatgcccgctcgacatccttccccgcaagcctcctgtcgtgtagcaaagtgggaattcttcagacctgatggattcgagattgttttgacaaaagtggcccattttggatatataccatcggctagataatatcctttggtatattggtggccattgatctcatagtagccttctgtgcgcggaggtggggcggatttgacggcgcgttctgggacgcgctggtgacgcagcggcggcgccacgaccggcgggagccccagccgcgacaacggtgctgactcaacagagatcagacgcccaaacggccgggaaatccagcggtggcggtggggtgggaggcgcgggaaagaaggagcgacgagaaaagaggcgcgaaccaacgatttatgcaaatagtcgccgacatgtgggagcccgcctcgcttttcgttgtgtccggcgtccccggtgcgtcccctgtgggacggggacgggctcggggcgccggacaccgtatcgggacgcgtcggacaaaaatgggctttgggggacgcgactggaacgtattttctgtccggcgcgccccaaatccctttgggggacgcgactgaagatgctcttagagtcACGTACGTATCAGAAGCTAGCTTCTAGCAACAACACACGCACACACGAAAACAATCTTTGGCCAGAGGCTCCTATCGAGCCTTGCAACTTGTATTACTCTCCACGGTGGTGCTTTACAAGGTCTGGTTACATGTATAAATACTAGGCAACCTGACTCCTACTCGGTATGCACCTGGCGCCCAACTCAGCATAGACCTGCACCCAACACGACGCCAACCCGGTTACACATATCCGGTTTAATTAGACTCATACTAAAACACACGTATACTACGCATATACGACAGAAGTATGAGCGCACTACGCCGTGTTAGTGCTGGAGTGCTTATTTCTAACACCGGAGGTGAGTTGCTTTGTCACGCATTTCATGTTGTGCATCCTGCAAATCTACCAAGTATGTCGGTGGTCCGGACTCGGTCGCAACATTCTCACGTTGGTATTGCCGGCCTTGGTCAAACAAGTTAttgtcgtgctcctcctcaatgatcatgttgcgcATGATTACGCAAGCAGTCATGGCCTCCCACATCGTCGGATGGCTCCATGTCCTAGCAAGGTGTCGAACTATAGCCTAACAAGAGTGCAGCACACCAAATGACTGCTCCACATCCTTCCTATATGCCTCTTGCTTTAATTAGCAAACCTACTCTCTTTCTCGTTCTGAGGTACGCTGGATTGTCTTCACAAGTGTGGACCATTtgaggatagataccatcagttaAATAGTACACTTTGTCATAGAGGTGACCATTGACCTCATAGTGGACCTGTGGAGCATGACCTTTgtcgggggatgacccccggtaggtcGAGAGTATGGCAAATGTGCCTAAGTAAAGTAGCTATAAACCGGTTTAGGGGTTAATCCGGATAAGAGTGTATCTCAAAGGATAGGGCGACCGGATTAAAAGGTCACTTGGCTTGTATGATTCGGTATACCGGAAAGGGTATGCCAGAAGAAGAGGTACCGGCGAATGTTAAGCCGGAAACATCAATAGGAAACCAAAGTCTCGGAGGAACCAAAGATGAAGTCCCGGTTTACTCCGGGCAAAGCCGTCGTGGGTACGACATGAGCACAACGGTTACATGTCCGGCACcatggtcaaagattccctcctGGTGCCACAGGACATTGAGGAGGTAAGCAAGATCAGCTTTATGACAAAGCCCTGAGGCCAAAGCAGGTCGCTGACGAAGAAACAACCGTAGGCCGAACAAGAAGGGTCATCAGACAAGGGCTGCAGGCGAGGACATCACGGCCTGAGCCAAAGCAACTTTATAAAGGTAGCTTATGTAGGCATAGATTCCCTCCTAGTTCCTTCTCTTGTAAGCCTCCTttaccctatataaggagaggggcagctcCCTTGCACGAGAGAGTGTGATTCTAGGGTTCCATAGTTCAGAGCTTCATCTCTATTAGGGCTTCTCCCTCTAGTTCATCTTCTACCTTTGGCAAAGTGCAGAGGAAAACACCATTATAGCTCCTTGTTGAGATCTCATAGTACAGACATGTAGGAGCAGGGGTCTTACCTCCTCACGAGGGCCCTGAAACTGGGTATATCGTGTGTGTTCCTATGTGTTCTTGAGTGAGTTTGATCTTCATCCTCCCCTCCCCCGGTTCGCTCGGTGCACATCGgcaccaacttaagccatcccatgacaTCTGTTGATTCACCACGATGACAACCTTCAGCAAGGCAAGTGAACACCGGGGATCACTGAAGTACACTAATGTCATTGTTTGAGCCTGCCATGCCAAAGAACGAGTGCCAAATCCAATGCCTCAAGGCAACCAGACTCGCTCATGCGGATGTACTCATCCACTATGTCACTGGATACTCCATACTCTAGCATTCTAAACCGCAGTGCATTTCTAGTAGGAAGTGAAGCTAAGTTTACATGTGGCATCTAAACCATGTTAATTTTTCATTTACCCTACCATTTTATCCTTTTAATATACTAAAGCTTGGAATTGGTTTGTATTCTATTAAAATGTGTCCCTATATTTTCATTAAGCTATCTACGTTTTTCTGGTAGAGATATGCTAGTACTTCATTACCTCTTAACACTTGGGTCAATTTCTCATGTACAGCCTGGACCTCGAGATGGATTAATCCAATGTTTCATAAAAAGGGACAAGTCAAAGCAAACTTATCATCTCTACATGTCCTTTTCGATCTCTGGTATGTTAATTTAATTGCGACGCTATTTACCATTGTGCTCCTAGCAGAAGTTTTAGCTAGCATAATTATCTAATAGATATGCTCATGCCACACATAAATCGGAAATTAAAGAAAATGAAAGCATGTTTTGATTGCATCTTGCAGCTATGCTCGATGATAATGGGAAGTTCCTACTATCAGCTAAAAGGATTCGACACATGACCTACAATGGCTACACCATTTCTATGGATTCTAAAAATATTTCCCAATCAGGTAGTGGCTACATTGGAATGTTGAGGTAAGTCTCATTGGCTGCAATCTTCATTTACTACCACTGTAAACTGTTACTTGGATGACGTTGTCAGAGTTATATGGATACAAATCTAATACACATGAGGGTACCACAGATCAGATTTCTTTCACCGCAAATTTATCATATATGACACACAGCCGCCATACAATGCTCCGACACTTCGCACACATGAACGGAACTGTCGGCGATTCTCCTCAAGGAAAGTTTCCCCAAAAGTTTCGATGGGTAGCTACCCCATTGCTGAGGTGAAGTATGACTATAATGTGTTGGGCGCCCGTGGGCCAAGGCAGATGCAATGCACTATGCAGTCCATCCCAACATCAGCAGTAGAGTTTGGGCCGCAAGACGGTGATGGTGCTGGGGACAAGGAGGAGATGCTCTTGGTTCTTAGAAACAAAGAACCAAGGTGGCACATCCAGCAGCAGTGCTGGTGCCTCAACTTCCATGGGCGGGTCACGGTGGCCTCTGTCAAAAACTTCCAGCTGATAGCTGCCCCGACGCCAGCAGCTACAGGAACGGCGGCTTCTGCACAGCCCCTTCCTGCCAGTCCGTCATCTTCATCATACAACCACGACACTGTGATCCTGCAATTTGGTAGAGTCTCCAAGGATACCTTCACGATGGACTACCGGCACCCGCTGTCGGCCTTTCAGGCTTTTGCCATCTGCTTGACCAACTTCGACACCAAAG includes these proteins:
- the LOC124671137 gene encoding tubby-like F-box protein 7 — encoded protein: MSGTMVKDSLLVPQDIEEPGPRDGLIQCFIKRDKSKQTYHLYMSFSISAMLDDNGKFLLSAKRIRHMTYNGYTISMDSKNISQSGSGYIGMLRSDFFHRKFIIYDTQPPYNAPTLRTHERNCRRFSSRKVSPKVSMGSYPIAEVKYDYNVLGARGPRQMQCTMQSIPTSAVEFGPQDGDGAGDKEEMLLVLRNKEPRWHIQQQCWCLNFHGRVTVASVKNFQLIAAPTPAATGTAASAQPLPASPSSSSYNHDTVILQFGRVSKDTFTMDYRHPLSAFQAFAICLTNFDTKVANA